In Nitrosomonas stercoris, the genomic stretch CGGCGAGCAGCCTTGACGGCGATGGTAAGCATGGGATGCATGGCAAAATTACTTAAAAATCAAAAGACTGGAAAAGTTCTATTTTAATATGAATCCTGCTTCACCGCTTGATAATGTCCGCATTGTCCTTAGCCACACCAGCCATCCGGGCAATATCGGCGCCACTGCGCGTGCGATGAAAACAATGGGATTGAGTAAACTTTACCTGGTCAATCCCAAATCTTTTCCGGATAGTGAGGCCGATGCGCGTGCCTCCAATGCGCGCGATATCCTTGCAGCGGCTCATGTATGCGATAACCTGACAGCGGCATTGAATAATACTGTGCTGGCTACTGCGCTGACTGCTCGTCATCGAGATTTACCGCATCCCACCTGTAATGCCAGGCAAGCAGCAGCAGAGCTGATGCGATATGCGCAGCATCATCCAGTGGCATTGGTGTTTGGACGAGAAAGTGCCGGGTTAACGGCTGCGGAAATCAGTCGTTGTCAGTTAACAGTGCGAATTCCAGCGAATCCTGATTATTCTTCACTGAATCTGGCTGCCGCTGTGCAAGTCATAGCTTATGAATTACGCATGGTGTTGGAAGAAGCCGCTGTTATACAGCCTCCCGTTATTGCCTCCTTGCCGGATGCTGCCAGTTTGCAGGAGATTGAAGGGTTGCATCATCATTTAGAGCAAGTGATGATCCACAGCGGATTTTTAGATCCTGTACATCCAAAACACCTCATGCGCCGGATGCGGCGCTTGTTTGCACGCACCCGACTGGAAAAAGAAGAGGTGAATATTTTACGCGGACTGCTGACTGCAGTTGATCCGCAGCGCTTCAAACATTAGAGTTTTTTCTGATGTTGGATCACTTTGTTATTGCGCGCCGCTATGTTCGTTAATTTGGCGCAACAGTCGTTTTGAATGATGAACGTGTTGCCAATTTGTCAGCCAATTGAACAAGATTAGGGTAAGTTGCACGCCATTTAACCTCAGGGAAGCGTATATCCAGATAGCCCAATGCGCAACCTAATGCAATATCAGCCAATGTCATGGCGGCACCTTCACACCAGGCTTGATCACCCAAATCGGCAGCAGCGGCTTGTAAGCCTTGATCAATTTTTTTCTGTTGGCGCTCGATCCATTCCTGGCTGCGTTGTGCTTCTGGCCGTTTGCGTTCGAGGTAAATAGCCACGCAGGCATCAATAATGCCGTCTGCCAATATTTCCCAACGTTTAACACGTAAACGCTCTGCGCCGGAAGCAGGAATCAGCCGAGCGGAGTCAGCCGTACTCTGTTCATCCAGATATTCAGCAAGCAAGCGTGAATCAAACAGAATAAAACCATCATTCAAAATGAGTGCGGGTACTTTACCTAATGGATTGACCTGGGCAACCTTGGTATCGGGACTAAATGGCGGGTCATTGGTAAATTCGTAGTCGATATTTTTCTCTGCCAGCACGATGCGCACTTTGCGTACATACGGGCTGGTGAATGATCCAATCAGCTTCATGTGTGATCCTTTTGTTTTTAAGATAGTTGGGTAGTTATTTTATCGTAATCAGAGAAGAAGGTGGGCTATGCTAAAATACCCACCTCTTTTTGATGACGTTCGGATAAAAAATATTTTTAAGTGCTAATGAATGAATAGTCAAATCCTGCTCGCGCTTTCTCCTCTGGATGGACGTTACCAGCAAAAGGTAACGGCATTACGCCCTTTTTTTAGTGAATATGCCTTGATTCGCAAGCGAGTGCGCATAGAAATCGAGTGGTTTAAAGCCATTACAAGTATTCCAGATCTGACTGGGCAGGCTACGTTATCAGATGAAACTGTTGCGCGCCTGGACGAGCTATACAAGAATTTTTCTGTGCAGGATGCGGCGGCCGTCAAAGCTATTGAAGCGCGTACTAATCATGATGTCAAAGCCGTGGAATATTGGCTCAAGGAACAATTAGCAGACAATGAGGAAATCGTAGCGCGTTCCGAATTTATTCATTTTGCTTGCACTTCCGAAGATATTAACAATCTGTCACATGGTTTGATGCTTAAGTTGAGTCGGGAGCAAGTCATGTTGCCTGCGCTCGATAATATTATTCAAAAATTGGCAACTCTGGCGACCGAGTTGGCAGAGATCCCCATGTTGGCTCGTACGCACGGACAATCAGCCACTCCTACAACCATGGGCAAGGAAATCGCCAATTTTGTCTATCGACTCAGGCAAGGGCGCGAACGTCTCATGCAAGTTGTAATGACTGGCAAAATCAATGGGGCAGTAGGCAATTACAACGCGCACCTAGTGGCATTTCCTGAGTTAGATTGGGAAGCATTTGCTCGCACTTTTGTCGAGCAGCTGGGTTTGACCTTTAACCCTTATACCATTCAGATTGAGCCGCATGACAGAATGGCTGAGTTATTCGATGCCTATGCTCGTATCAATACGATTTTGCTGGATATGAATCGTGATATTTGGGGTTATGTATCACTGGGTTATTTCCGGCAAAAAACCAAGGCGGATGAAGTGGGCTCCTCAACCATGCCACATAAAGTCAATCCCATTGATTTTGAGAACTCGGAAGGTAATCTCGGTATTGCTAATGCTTTGCTCCGACACCTGAGTGAAAAATTACCAATCTCACGCTGGCAACGGGATTTGACCGATTCCACTGTGTTGCGCAATATGGGCGTTGCACTGGGTCATACGCTGCTAGCTTATGATTCCTGTCTGAAAGGATTAAACAAACTGCAAATTGATACAGCGCGTCTGGCAGCCGATCTGGATACTGCCTGGGAAGTACTGGCCGAGCCGATCCAAACCGTGATGCGTCGCTACGGTGTACCTAACCCCTATGAACAACTCAAAGCATTAACGCGCGGCAAAACAGGCATTGATCGCATGGCATTGCAGCAATTTATTACTCAATTAGATATCCCCGCAGCAGAAAAAGAACGATTATTACAGCTTACTCCGGCCAATTACACTGGTTT encodes the following:
- a CDS encoding tRNA (cytidineuridine-2'-O-)-methyltransferase yields the protein MNPASPLDNVRIVLSHTSHPGNIGATARAMKTMGLSKLYLVNPKSFPDSEADARASNARDILAAAHVCDNLTAALNNTVLATALTARHRDLPHPTCNARQAAAELMRYAQHHPVALVFGRESAGLTAAEISRCQLTVRIPANPDYSSLNLAAAVQVIAYELRMVLEEAAVIQPPVIASLPDAASLQEIEGLHHHLEQVMIHSGFLDPVHPKHLMRRMRRLFARTRLEKEEVNILRGLLTAVDPQRFKH
- a CDS encoding putative GST-like protein YibF, producing MKLIGSFTSPYVRKVRIVLAEKNIDYEFTNDPPFSPDTKVAQVNPLGKVPALILNDGFILFDSRLLAEYLDEQSTADSARLIPASGAERLRVKRWEILADGIIDACVAIYLERKRPEAQRSQEWIERQQKKIDQGLQAAAADLGDQAWCEGAAMTLADIALGCALGYLDIRFPEVKWRATYPNLVQLADKLATRSSFKTTVAPN
- a CDS encoding adenylosuccinate lyase — translated: MNSQILLALSPLDGRYQQKVTALRPFFSEYALIRKRVRIEIEWFKAITSIPDLTGQATLSDETVARLDELYKNFSVQDAAAVKAIEARTNHDVKAVEYWLKEQLADNEEIVARSEFIHFACTSEDINNLSHGLMLKLSREQVMLPALDNIIQKLATLATELAEIPMLARTHGQSATPTTMGKEIANFVYRLRQGRERLMQVVMTGKINGAVGNYNAHLVAFPELDWEAFARTFVEQLGLTFNPYTIQIEPHDRMAELFDAYARINTILLDMNRDIWGYVSLGYFRQKTKADEVGSSTMPHKVNPIDFENSEGNLGIANALLRHLSEKLPISRWQRDLTDSTVLRNMGVALGHTLLAYDSCLKGLNKLQIDTARLAADLDTAWEVLAEPIQTVMRRYGVPNPYEQLKALTRGKTGIDRMALQQFITQLDIPAAEKERLLQLTPANYTGLAAHLAKNIST